Proteins from a genomic interval of Pseudomonadota bacterium:
- a CDS encoding phosphoribosylglycinamide formyltransferase, translating to MKMAVLLSGSGRTLDNFHERIVSGTMRGSIEVVISNVAGVLGLEKAEKYGYPAYVAPTSKETNEILAKYDVDLILLAGYLKLYTPPQHLKRAVVNIHPSLIPSFCGDGFYGMRVHRAVKARGVRVSGCTVHFANEVYDEGPIIVQHCVPVFAEDTPDDVAARVFAAECEAYPEAINLVCEKGVDYFWSGEGRRQG from the coding sequence ATGAAGATGGCGGTCCTGTTGTCCGGCAGCGGCCGGACCCTGGATAATTTCCACGAGCGGATAGTCTCGGGTACCATGCGGGGCAGTATCGAAGTGGTCATCTCCAACGTTGCCGGTGTGCTCGGCCTGGAGAAGGCCGAAAAATATGGTTACCCGGCGTATGTTGCTCCCACGAGTAAAGAGACCAACGAAATACTGGCGAAGTATGATGTCGACCTGATTCTCCTGGCGGGTTATCTCAAACTCTATACCCCGCCGCAACATCTGAAACGCGCGGTCGTGAACATCCATCCGTCGCTCATACCCTCGTTCTGCGGGGACGGTTTTTACGGGATGCGGGTTCATCGGGCGGTCAAGGCGCGAGGGGTCAGGGTCAGCGGCTGCACCGTTCATTTTGCAAACGAGGTATACGATGAGGGGCCGATCATCGTCCAGCACTGTGTGCCGGTCTTTGCTGAGGACACCCCGGATGATGTTGCGGCCAGGGTTTTTGCGGCGGAATGTGAAGCGTACCCGGAAGCGATTAACCTGGTGTGCGAAAAAGGGGTGGACTATTTCTGGTCCGGTGAAGGGAGGAGGCAAGGATGA
- a CDS encoding YaeQ family protein, translating into MALKPTIFKLKITLADTDRDYYDTLNLTVAQHPSESLERMMARVLAFCIHAEKYPVFTKGLCAVEEPDIWARTLDDRISLWIDVGEPSVDRIKKATRLSPVVKVYSFNSKSDTWWDQERDKFKELSAGVFQFPWGSIRALAALVKNRTMVLSATITGDTAYIGAEQGECEVSWVALQGGE; encoded by the coding sequence GTGGCGTTGAAACCGACGATTTTTAAATTAAAAATAACCCTGGCCGATACCGACCGGGATTATTATGACACCCTTAATTTAACTGTTGCGCAGCACCCCTCCGAATCACTTGAACGGATGATGGCCCGGGTTCTGGCGTTTTGTATTCATGCTGAAAAATATCCGGTGTTCACCAAAGGACTTTGCGCCGTGGAAGAACCTGATATCTGGGCCCGTACCCTGGATGACCGGATATCTTTATGGATCGATGTCGGGGAGCCCTCGGTTGACAGAATAAAAAAAGCGACCCGGCTTTCGCCGGTGGTGAAGGTGTATAGTTTTAATTCGAAATCGGATACCTGGTGGGATCAGGAACGGGATAAGTTTAAAGAGCTATCCGCCGGCGTTTTTCAATTTCCGTGGGGAAGTATCCGGGCCCTGGCCGCGCTGGTGAAGAATCGAACGATGGTCCTTTCCGCAACGATTACCGGTGATACGGCATACATTGGCGCCGAGCAGGGAGAATGTGAGGTCTCCTGGGTGGCATTGCAGGGTGGAGAATGA
- a CDS encoding rhomboid family intramembrane serine protease, with the protein MHVQQKNSMLCPGCRKLISRSEEKCPYCGIRNPGSWLKNNRLVTSLSNPDQLIRMVLYANITMFVLSILLNPGRANFNIGPFSFLSPGDRSLLLLGATGTVPILKLHRWWSLLSANYLHGGLLHIIFNMIALHQLGPLVAREFGTHRMFAIYTLGGVLGFFVSFLAGIPFTIGASAAVCSLIGALLYYGKSRGGTYGQAVYSQIGSWAIMIMVFGFLVPGINNWGHGGGMAAGAALAYLLGYHEVKRETPGHRLLGVACGVATLLVLAWAGLNGLSLVLLR; encoded by the coding sequence ATGCACGTACAACAAAAAAATTCAATGCTCTGTCCGGGCTGCCGCAAGCTGATCAGCCGCAGTGAGGAAAAATGTCCCTACTGCGGGATCAGAAACCCCGGATCATGGCTTAAAAACAACCGGCTCGTCACATCTCTGTCCAACCCGGATCAGCTGATCCGGATGGTCCTCTATGCCAATATCACGATGTTTGTTTTATCAATTCTGCTCAACCCGGGTCGAGCAAATTTCAATATCGGCCCTTTCAGTTTTCTTTCCCCCGGCGATCGGAGCCTGTTGCTCCTCGGGGCAACGGGCACCGTGCCGATTCTCAAGCTGCACCGCTGGTGGAGCCTGTTGTCGGCAAACTATCTGCATGGCGGCCTGCTGCACATCATCTTCAACATGATTGCCCTGCACCAGCTCGGCCCCCTGGTGGCCCGGGAATTCGGCACCCACCGGATGTTTGCCATCTACACCCTCGGCGGCGTTCTGGGGTTCTTTGTTTCTTTCCTGGCCGGCATCCCTTTTACCATCGGCGCTTCGGCCGCAGTATGCAGTCTGATCGGAGCGCTGCTTTATTACGGCAAGAGCAGGGGCGGCACTTACGGCCAGGCGGTCTACAGCCAGATCGGGAGTTGGGCGATCATGATCATGGTCTTCGGCTTTCTGGTTCCAGGGATCAACAACTGGGGACACGGCGGCGGGATGGCTGCCGGGGCGGCGCTGGCGTACCTGCTGGGGTACCATGAAGTGAAGCGGGAGACCCCGGGTCACCGGCTCCTTGGAGTTGCCTGCGGCGTGGCAACCCTTCTGGTGCTGGCCTGGGCAGGTTTAAATGGTTTATCGCTTGTGCTGTTGCGCTGA
- a CDS encoding HAMP domain-containing histidine kinase: protein MVKNGKSSNPGPDLQYIHRRIKKKFEDYQTYHFSANQNDILKTFFDLAQEFDSFQDFYRICVLVPCDCLQMQVSLYLEAESGIGLQLVCNSSDGVRYDSAPAPSYVRTSQEPYDHEGSYLVPISRKQFHQADAPAMKKAARILGMLEVSAGRELSGEERFFFIKYANRIAYNLHNRKLMQQNIRHLEFINTLVMDIEHNVIIPNMYFKHLFNRLKASIGGLEELVLDEEGASEPYRGRLATVYQGLRENHRQLLDHHSTTSLFLESLFRKDHFTEGHLVLKPRSCMVEQEIIRPQLENYLNRFSLYGIEVRYPDDMEDELPLSVDIGLLAQVYANLFSNAVKYTESVKTAAGFARKAMAYGRKLEKDYFGPGKDGMKFNVFSTGPQLSATEQERVFDDGFRGSNSGRSSGTGHGLSFVRHVIEIHGGRVGYESVEEGNNFYFVLPLAGEYKGMKDVSP from the coding sequence ATGGTGAAGAATGGCAAGTCATCGAATCCGGGGCCGGATCTGCAGTATATCCACCGGCGGATCAAAAAAAAATTCGAAGACTATCAAACCTATCATTTCAGCGCCAATCAGAATGATATCCTGAAGACCTTTTTTGATCTGGCCCAGGAATTCGATTCTTTTCAGGATTTCTACCGGATCTGCGTGCTGGTCCCCTGCGATTGCCTGCAGATGCAGGTCTCTCTTTATCTGGAGGCTGAATCCGGGATCGGCCTGCAGCTGGTCTGTAATTCCAGTGATGGTGTTCGCTACGATTCCGCCCCTGCCCCTTCTTATGTCAGGACTTCCCAGGAGCCATATGATCATGAAGGCTCATACCTGGTTCCCATTTCCCGCAAACAGTTCCATCAGGCCGATGCCCCGGCAATGAAAAAGGCGGCCCGCATCCTCGGGATGCTGGAGGTTTCCGCCGGCCGTGAACTTTCCGGCGAGGAACGGTTTTTCTTTATCAAATACGCCAACCGTATTGCCTACAATCTTCACAACCGTAAACTGATGCAGCAGAATATCCGCCATCTGGAGTTCATCAACACTCTGGTGATGGATATTGAACACAATGTGATCATCCCCAATATGTACTTCAAGCACCTCTTCAACCGGCTCAAGGCTTCGATTGGCGGGCTGGAGGAGCTGGTGCTGGATGAGGAGGGGGCAAGCGAGCCTTACCGGGGGCGGCTTGCCACCGTTTACCAGGGGCTTCGGGAAAATCACCGGCAGCTTCTCGACCACCATTCGACCACCTCGCTCTTCCTCGAAAGCCTGTTTCGCAAAGACCATTTCACCGAGGGGCATCTGGTTTTAAAACCACGGTCCTGTATGGTGGAACAGGAGATCATCAGGCCGCAGCTCGAAAACTATCTCAATCGTTTTTCCCTCTACGGGATTGAGGTCCGATACCCCGATGACATGGAAGATGAGTTGCCGTTAAGCGTCGATATCGGCCTTCTCGCCCAGGTGTACGCGAACCTTTTCTCCAATGCGGTTAAATATACCGAGAGTGTGAAAACCGCAGCGGGGTTTGCCAGGAAAGCGATGGCCTATGGCCGCAAGCTGGAAAAAGATTATTTCGGGCCGGGCAAGGACGGGATGAAATTCAACGTGTTTTCCACCGGACCGCAGCTGTCCGCCACTGAACAGGAGCGGGTGTTTGACGACGGTTTCCGGGGCAGCAATTCGGGTCGCAGCTCCGGCACCGGGCATGGGCTCTCTTTTGTCAGACACGTGATCGAGATCCATGGCGGTCGGGTGGGCTACGAATCGGTCGAAGAGGGGAATAACTTCTATTTTGTTCTTCCCCTTGCCGGAGAATATAAAGGGATGAAAGATGTTTCCCCTTAA
- a CDS encoding IMP cyclohydrolase, which yields MRKIERALISLTDKSGIEDFARELEKMGVEILSTGGTAKKMRDSGIKVMDVSEFTGFPEMLDGRVKTLHPKVHGGILAQKENPDHLAQMAKHGMKPIDLVAVNLYAFEKTVADPNCSLADAIENIDIGGPTMLRSSAKNFRDVTVLVDPADYPQVLKEMKATGNTTLKTRFRLAAKVFALTSRYDTTISAWLEKVDVDNNPYFR from the coding sequence ATGAGAAAGATTGAAAGAGCGTTGATCAGCCTGACCGACAAATCAGGGATTGAGGATTTTGCCCGTGAACTTGAGAAGATGGGGGTTGAGATCCTGTCAACCGGCGGGACTGCCAAAAAAATGAGGGACAGCGGGATCAAGGTGATGGATGTTTCCGAATTCACCGGCTTTCCGGAGATGCTTGACGGGCGGGTGAAGACTCTCCACCCGAAAGTTCATGGCGGCATTCTTGCCCAGAAGGAGAACCCGGATCATCTGGCGCAGATGGCGAAGCACGGGATGAAACCGATCGACCTGGTGGCGGTCAATCTGTACGCCTTTGAAAAAACCGTGGCCGATCCAAATTGTAGCCTTGCCGACGCCATCGAAAATATCGATATCGGCGGTCCGACCATGCTCCGCTCTTCGGCCAAGAATTTTCGCGATGTGACCGTTCTCGTCGACCCTGCCGATTATCCCCAGGTTTTAAAAGAGATGAAGGCGACCGGCAATACCACCCTGAAAACCAGGTTCCGCCTTGCGGCCAAGGTCTTTGCCCTGACCAGCAGGTATGATACGACCATTTCCGCCTGGCTGGAAAAGGTCGATGTAGACAATAATCCGTACTTCAGGTAG
- a CDS encoding ATP-binding cassette domain-containing protein produces MIHLTNIHKQHGNRILFTNGGFQILPGVRTGLVGPNGAGKSTLFRLITGEEEADRGEISCGKKTVIAHFSQEVGEMAGRSALAETMAAVSEVLALGDEIRKMEAAMAEPMADDELAALLERYGNAQEEFEHRGGYDLETRAQTVLTGLGIGPDDYNRPVESFSGGWKMRIALAKILTINPDVLLLDEPTNHLDIESILWLEEWLKNEFKGAVLMTSHDRTFMNAIVSRIIEVADQTITTYSGNYDFYLREREIRREQLVASARRQQEMLAKEEEFIARFAARASHASQVQSRIKKIEKIERIVLPAEQRVMRFEFPEPPRSGDDVVAMVDLAKTWPGNEGSPEKPVFSGVSGMVRRGEKIAVVGVNGAGKSTFLKVIAGKTEPTGGTVTIGANVSIGYFSQHSMDVLHGGSTVFETIQNVIPQANIGVIRNLCGAFLFQGEDGDKKIAQLSGGEKSRVVIATLLARPLNFLILDEPTNHLDLQSREILLEALQKFTGTVILVSHDRHFLRSLVDHVMEIDHGEMRLYGGDYDYYLQKSAELKGLSGN; encoded by the coding sequence ATGATTCACCTGACCAATATTCACAAACAGCATGGCAACCGGATTCTTTTTACCAATGGTGGTTTTCAGATCCTGCCCGGTGTTCGCACCGGCCTGGTCGGTCCCAACGGGGCGGGAAAAAGCACTCTCTTCCGGCTGATCACCGGTGAGGAAGAGGCGGACCGGGGTGAGATTTCCTGCGGCAAAAAGACGGTGATCGCCCATTTCTCCCAGGAAGTCGGGGAAATGGCCGGCCGCTCGGCCCTGGCAGAGACCATGGCCGCCGTATCGGAGGTGCTGGCCCTGGGGGATGAAATCCGGAAAATGGAAGCGGCGATGGCGGAACCCATGGCGGATGACGAACTGGCCGCTCTCCTTGAGCGCTACGGCAACGCCCAGGAGGAATTTGAGCACCGGGGCGGCTATGATCTGGAAACCCGGGCCCAGACGGTGCTCACCGGTCTCGGCATCGGTCCGGACGATTACAACCGGCCGGTCGAATCATTTTCCGGCGGCTGGAAGATGCGGATCGCGCTGGCCAAAATCCTGACCATCAACCCCGATGTGCTGCTCTTAGACGAACCCACCAACCATCTCGATATCGAGTCGATTCTCTGGCTTGAAGAATGGCTGAAAAACGAGTTCAAGGGGGCGGTGCTGATGACGAGCCATGACCGGACCTTCATGAACGCCATTGTCAGCCGGATTATCGAGGTGGCAGACCAGACCATCACCACCTACAGCGGCAACTACGATTTCTACCTGCGCGAGCGGGAGATCCGCCGCGAGCAGCTCGTCGCAAGCGCCCGGCGGCAGCAGGAAATGCTCGCCAAAGAAGAGGAATTTATCGCCCGTTTTGCCGCCCGGGCCTCCCACGCCTCCCAGGTGCAATCCCGGATCAAGAAGATTGAAAAGATCGAAAGGATCGTTCTCCCCGCCGAGCAGCGGGTCATGCGTTTTGAATTCCCCGAGCCACCCAGAAGCGGCGACGACGTGGTGGCCATGGTCGATCTTGCCAAGACCTGGCCAGGCAATGAAGGCTCCCCCGAAAAGCCGGTGTTCAGCGGTGTTTCCGGGATGGTCCGGCGGGGAGAGAAAATTGCGGTGGTCGGAGTGAACGGGGCGGGAAAATCAACCTTTCTGAAGGTCATCGCCGGGAAGACCGAACCGACCGGCGGCACGGTAACGATTGGGGCTAACGTCTCGATCGGCTATTTCAGCCAGCACTCGATGGACGTCCTGCATGGCGGCAGCACCGTCTTCGAGACCATCCAGAACGTGATCCCCCAGGCCAATATCGGGGTGATCAGAAACCTCTGCGGCGCCTTCCTCTTCCAGGGTGAAGACGGTGACAAGAAAATCGCCCAGCTCTCGGGCGGGGAAAAAAGCAGGGTGGTGATCGCAACGCTTCTGGCCCGCCCCCTGAATTTTCTGATCCTCGACGAGCCCACCAACCATCTCGATCTGCAGTCCCGCGAGATTCTCCTTGAGGCCCTGCAGAAATTCACCGGCACCGTAATTCTGGTGAGTCACGACCGCCACTTTCTCCGTTCCCTGGTCGATCATGTGATGGAAATCGATCACGGCGAGATGCGCCTCTACGGCGGTGATTACGACTATTACCTGCAGAAATCCGCAGAGCTCAAAGGATTATCAGGAAACTGA
- the pyrR gene encoding bifunctional pyr operon transcriptional regulator/uracil phosphoribosyltransferase PyrR, whose protein sequence is MTTEKKKVMSAHDIELSLSRIAIEIVERNRNLNNLAIVGIHTGGVFLAERIKKMIEERVKVKLPIGSLDITLYRDDWSLASQSPVVKTTDLNFPVECCTVVLIDDVLFTGRTIRAALDAIMDFGRPMVLQLAVLLDRGGRELPIQPDFVGMHVLVEDNERVDVHLSEKDGVDEVIIRPAGK, encoded by the coding sequence ATGACTACCGAGAAAAAAAAAGTGATGTCGGCCCACGATATTGAGCTTTCCCTGTCAAGAATCGCGATCGAGATTGTTGAACGGAACCGCAACCTGAATAATCTGGCGATCGTCGGTATTCATACCGGCGGCGTCTTTCTGGCCGAGAGAATCAAGAAGATGATCGAGGAGCGGGTCAAGGTCAAGCTGCCCATCGGCAGTCTTGATATCACCCTCTACCGGGACGACTGGAGCCTGGCCAGCCAGAGCCCGGTGGTCAAAACCACCGACCTTAATTTCCCGGTGGAGTGCTGCACCGTGGTCCTGATCGATGACGTGCTGTTCACCGGCCGGACCATCCGGGCGGCGCTCGATGCGATCATGGATTTCGGCCGGCCGATGGTGCTGCAGCTGGCCGTTCTGCTCGATCGCGGCGGCCGGGAGCTGCCCATTCAACCGGACTTTGTCGGAATGCATGTTCTGGTGGAAGACAATGAACGGGTCGATGTCCATTTAAGCGAGAAAGACGGGGTAGATGAAGTCATTATCAGGCCGGCCGGGAAATGA
- the recQ gene encoding DNA helicase RecQ — protein MNAPLPTTSPTPLDNLRTIFGYSEFRPYQEEIISGLIRGEDAFVLMPTGGGKSLCYQIPALHRPGVALVVSPLISLMKDQVDALRANGVRADFYNSSLKADEAREVLRRFHHRELDLLYVAPERLMSSDFLDRLVDIEISLFAIDEAHCVSQWGHDFRPEYIQLGRLRGLFPKIPLIALTATAEEQTRADILTRLNLQQAKTYVAGFDRPNIRYTVIDKLKPKDQLRTFLQGREKESGIVYCLSRKRVEQVADQLSAAGFSAAAYHAGLPAEERKQVQDDFLKDNLQVVVATVAFGMGIDKPNVRFVVHYDLPKNIESYYQETGRAGRDGLPSEAVLLFGYGDIAVARGLIELGRNQEQKRIEIHKLNAMVAFAEAQSCRRQVLLGYFGEQLPEPCGNCDICLSPPELHDVTDDARKALSCVYRVGQRFGIGYVIDVLRGSKNERIMKQQHDQLSTYGIGSDQPKEFWASLLHHLVQHGYLFQDVADYSVLKLTDASRPLLRGEKTLTMAKPRVRPVTTKKKKGPRNTTDLDYNEELFEKLRSLRKSLADAAGVPPFVVFGDKTLIEMAAYLPKDNSALLAIHGVGANKLEKYGPAFLKVIHDFRERQN, from the coding sequence ATGAACGCCCCTTTGCCGACCACCAGCCCGACACCTCTCGACAACCTGCGCACCATTTTCGGTTACAGCGAGTTCCGTCCCTACCAGGAGGAAATCATCTCCGGCCTGATCCGGGGTGAGGATGCCTTTGTCCTGATGCCCACCGGCGGCGGCAAATCGCTCTGCTACCAGATTCCGGCCCTGCACCGGCCGGGGGTAGCGCTGGTGGTCAGCCCGCTGATCTCGCTGATGAAAGACCAGGTGGATGCGCTCCGGGCCAACGGAGTCCGGGCCGACTTCTACAACTCCTCCCTGAAAGCGGACGAGGCGCGGGAAGTTCTGCGCCGCTTTCACCACAGAGAGCTTGATCTTCTTTACGTGGCCCCGGAACGGCTGATGAGCAGTGATTTTCTCGACCGCCTGGTTGATATCGAAATCTCTCTCTTTGCCATTGATGAGGCACATTGCGTATCGCAATGGGGCCATGATTTTCGGCCTGAATACATCCAGCTCGGCCGCTTGCGCGGACTGTTTCCGAAGATCCCGCTGATCGCCCTCACCGCCACCGCCGAGGAGCAAACCCGGGCCGATATTCTGACCCGTTTGAATCTGCAGCAGGCCAAAACCTATGTCGCCGGTTTTGACCGACCCAATATCCGTTACACGGTGATCGACAAGCTGAAACCTAAAGATCAGCTCCGCACCTTTCTTCAAGGGCGGGAAAAGGAGTCCGGGATCGTCTACTGCCTTTCCCGCAAGCGGGTGGAACAGGTGGCCGACCAGCTATCTGCGGCAGGGTTTTCGGCGGCCGCTTATCACGCTGGTCTTCCCGCAGAGGAACGCAAACAGGTTCAGGACGACTTTCTCAAAGACAACCTGCAGGTGGTGGTGGCGACGGTCGCCTTCGGGATGGGGATCGACAAACCCAATGTTCGCTTCGTGGTGCATTACGATCTGCCCAAGAACATTGAAAGCTACTACCAGGAAACCGGCCGCGCCGGCCGAGACGGCCTGCCCTCGGAGGCGGTTCTGCTCTTCGGCTATGGTGATATCGCAGTGGCCCGCGGCCTGATTGAGCTTGGCAGAAACCAGGAACAGAAACGGATTGAGATCCATAAACTGAACGCGATGGTCGCCTTTGCCGAAGCGCAGAGTTGTCGACGCCAGGTGCTGCTCGGCTATTTCGGCGAACAGTTGCCGGAACCCTGCGGCAACTGTGATATCTGCCTGTCACCCCCGGAACTCCATGATGTGACCGATGACGCCAGAAAAGCGCTCTCCTGCGTCTACCGGGTCGGGCAGCGGTTCGGTATCGGTTATGTGATTGATGTTTTGCGCGGATCGAAAAATGAACGGATCATGAAACAGCAGCACGACCAGCTCTCCACCTACGGAATCGGCAGTGATCAACCCAAGGAGTTCTGGGCAAGCCTGCTCCACCATCTGGTCCAGCACGGCTATCTCTTCCAGGATGTGGCCGATTACTCGGTGCTGAAACTCACCGACGCCTCCCGTCCGCTCCTGCGCGGGGAAAAGACCCTGACCATGGCGAAGCCCCGGGTCAGACCGGTTACCACCAAAAAGAAAAAAGGGCCACGCAATACAACTGACCTTGACTACAACGAGGAACTCTTTGAAAAATTGCGCTCCTTACGCAAAAGCCTGGCCGATGCGGCAGGGGTCCCGCCCTTCGTGGTCTTCGGAGATAAAACCCTGATCGAAATGGCGGCGTATCTGCCGAAAGATAATTCCGCGCTCCTGGCCATCCACGGCGTCGGCGCAAACAAACTCGAAAAGTACGGCCCGGCCTTCCTCAAAGTCATCCATGATTTCAGAGAAAGGCAGAATTAA
- a CDS encoding rhomboid family intramembrane serine protease, producing the protein MFPLKDDVPSSSFPAINLWLIIVNVLCFVYELMLGDHLNPFLSTYGFVPARFMAAQAENYFDFGRFLPVFSSMFLHGGFLHVISNMWMLWIFGDNVEDSMGHGRYLFFYLLCGFVSVFAQGLSAPGSVVPMIGASGAISGVLGAYFVLHPRARITTLVPIFFFLTIIRIPAFVFLGFWILLQILQGSANLLDTGAGAKGGVAWWAHVGGFVMGFVLIHLFRKKKGRLVRKPWYQF; encoded by the coding sequence ATGTTTCCCCTTAAGGATGATGTTCCGTCGAGCAGTTTCCCGGCCATCAACCTCTGGCTGATCATCGTCAATGTCCTCTGTTTTGTCTACGAGCTGATGCTCGGCGACCACCTCAATCCATTTCTTTCGACCTATGGTTTTGTGCCGGCGAGGTTTATGGCGGCGCAGGCTGAAAACTATTTTGATTTCGGGCGCTTTCTGCCGGTGTTCTCCTCCATGTTTCTCCATGGCGGGTTTCTGCATGTCATTTCCAATATGTGGATGTTGTGGATATTCGGCGACAATGTCGAAGACAGTATGGGCCATGGACGATATCTTTTCTTCTACCTGCTGTGCGGTTTTGTCTCGGTGTTCGCCCAGGGGCTTTCGGCTCCGGGTTCGGTGGTGCCGATGATCGGGGCCAGCGGGGCGATTTCCGGGGTGCTGGGGGCCTATTTTGTTCTCCATCCGCGGGCGAGGATCACCACCCTGGTGCCGATCTTCTTTTTCCTGACCATCATCAGGATCCCGGCCTTTGTTTTTCTCGGCTTCTGGATTCTGCTGCAGATTTTGCAGGGGTCCGCCAATCTCCTGGATACCGGCGCCGGGGCAAAAGGAGGCGTTGCGTGGTGGGCCCATGTCGGCGGCTTTGTCATGGGTTTTGTGCTGATTCATCTGTTCAGGAAAAAAAAGGGCCGGTTAGTCAGAAAGCCGTGGTATCAGTTCTGA
- a CDS encoding TM2 domain-containing protein has translation MNTHSQVIGYLLWIFGFMGSHRFYYGRPISGTIYFFTLGIFFIGWIVDLFLIPGMDREADIAYTSGPIDYNVSWIFLTFLGFFGVHRFYLGKWVTGLIYLCTGGLFLVGIIYDFWTLNEQISEINRENPEP, from the coding sequence ATGAACACACACAGTCAGGTGATCGGCTATCTGCTCTGGATTTTCGGTTTTATGGGATCGCACCGTTTTTACTATGGTCGTCCGATCAGCGGCACCATTTATTTTTTTACCCTCGGAATCTTTTTCATCGGTTGGATTGTCGATCTGTTCCTGATCCCCGGTATGGACCGGGAGGCGGATATTGCCTACACCTCCGGCCCCATTGATTATAATGTTTCCTGGATCTTTCTCACCTTTCTCGGTTTTTTCGGCGTGCACCGCTTCTATCTCGGCAAGTGGGTTACCGGCCTTATCTATCTCTGCACCGGCGGTCTGTTTCTGGTCGGGATCATCTATGATTTCTGGACCCTCAATGAACAGATCAGCGAGATCAACAGGGAAAATCCCGAACCATAA